A portion of the Lysinibacillus timonensis genome contains these proteins:
- a CDS encoding NAD(P)-binding domain-containing protein produces MKKDFNILDQNSSCCDTVTDCCSPENKMPVAIIGGGPIGLAAASQLSARNISFMLFEKGDDIGANIRSWEHVTLFSPWQYNIDAAAKELLKQSGWKEPFGEELPTGRELIDQYLKPLSELNKLKESIHTNHQVVAITRKSLDKMKTKNRNQQPFLLYVETAGKVMTFEARAVLDATGTWGNPNPAMGNGVWLPNEKSLSLKMDYHIPDVKANSELYESKKIAVIGGGHSAIHSLLNLAKLQEKVPTTEITWILRKKHVDLAYGGEQNDELPERGALGARIRELVEQGKVKVVTPFSITTLKENNLGKISIIGIYGDNELTLDSFDRLIVNTGSRPDFSMNSELRLNIDPTTESVTALAPLIDPNEHSCGTVRPHGEQELRQPEKDFYIVGAKSYGRAPTFLLATGYEQVRSIVAYLAGDMKSAQLVQLNLPETGVCKSGLSGCC; encoded by the coding sequence ATGAAAAAGGATTTTAATATTTTGGATCAAAATTCTTCTTGTTGTGACACTGTAACAGACTGTTGTTCGCCTGAAAACAAAATGCCAGTTGCTATAATAGGTGGAGGACCTATTGGACTTGCTGCTGCGTCTCAGCTTTCGGCTAGAAATATATCATTTATGCTCTTTGAAAAAGGGGATGATATAGGGGCAAATATCCGTTCATGGGAGCATGTAACGTTATTTTCCCCTTGGCAATATAACATCGATGCAGCTGCAAAAGAATTACTAAAACAATCAGGTTGGAAAGAGCCGTTTGGAGAGGAACTCCCGACTGGCCGTGAATTAATTGATCAGTATTTAAAGCCTTTATCTGAACTAAATAAATTAAAAGAATCCATTCATACAAATCATCAAGTTGTTGCAATCACCCGAAAATCATTAGATAAAATGAAGACAAAAAATAGAAATCAGCAACCTTTTCTTCTATATGTAGAAACTGCAGGGAAAGTAATGACATTTGAAGCTCGAGCTGTGTTAGATGCTACGGGAACTTGGGGGAATCCAAACCCCGCAATGGGAAATGGGGTATGGCTACCAAATGAAAAATCACTAAGCTTGAAAATGGATTATCATATACCAGATGTTAAAGCAAATTCGGAATTATATGAAAGTAAAAAAATTGCAGTAATTGGTGGTGGGCATTCAGCTATTCATTCTTTATTGAATTTAGCTAAGTTACAAGAGAAAGTTCCAACAACCGAAATAACATGGATTTTACGTAAAAAACACGTTGATTTAGCATATGGTGGGGAACAGAACGATGAACTCCCTGAACGTGGAGCGCTTGGTGCACGAATACGCGAACTAGTTGAACAGGGGAAAGTGAAGGTTGTAACACCGTTCTCCATTACTACTTTAAAGGAAAATAATCTAGGGAAAATTAGTATTATTGGTATTTATGGAGATAACGAATTAACGTTAGATTCATTTGATCGGCTAATTGTGAATACAGGTAGTCGACCAGATTTTTCAATGAATAGTGAACTTCGATTAAATATAGACCCTACAACTGAAAGTGTTACTGCATTAGCACCTCTAATAGATCCAAATGAACACAGTTGTGGAACGGTTCGACCTCATGGTGAACAAGAATTGCGCCAACCAGAAAAGGACTTTTATATAGTTGGGGCGAAAAGTTATGGTCGAGCACCTACATTTTTATTGGCAACAGGTTATGAACAAGTGCGTTCCATTGTCGCTTACTTAGCAGGAGATATGAAAAGCGCGCAGCTCGTTCAATTAAATTTACCTGAAACTGGAGTGTGCAAGAGCGGACTTAGTGGTTGTTGTTAA
- a CDS encoding DUF2268 domain-containing protein, which produces MSVEHTKCLLEKLVEVSNSSFDESSLFIQQELFYHYLRSYFPNVPREELHYELLSNGLFDPVEVIELENTLKQLEDRNVWKIAQDEYDRLKKSWNGVEVPIFIFPLTKQRPMIDGIVMNKNAASYKGVIFLFVSPELGDTELKAMLAHEYHHCCRLDYLNIDFEHIPLKESLIIEGMAECMVEALYGGEWQSPWNSRYSNEELQKIWKSEFVTSLEVKGVGNHLPYLYGDGTDKFPHWIGYCLGYSIVKSFLLRNGPIKQETLLRISSEEIILQSNFA; this is translated from the coding sequence TTGTCAGTTGAACATACAAAGTGTTTACTTGAAAAATTGGTTGAAGTGTCTAACTCATCTTTCGATGAATCCTCATTATTCATTCAACAAGAGTTGTTTTATCATTACCTAAGAAGTTATTTTCCGAATGTCCCACGAGAAGAATTACATTATGAACTTCTTAGCAATGGCCTATTTGACCCGGTAGAGGTAATAGAATTGGAGAATACATTAAAACAATTAGAGGACAGGAATGTTTGGAAAATTGCACAAGATGAATATGATCGGTTGAAGAAAAGCTGGAATGGTGTAGAAGTGCCGATCTTTATTTTTCCACTAACTAAACAAAGACCAATGATTGATGGAATTGTAATGAATAAGAATGCCGCGTCGTATAAAGGGGTCATTTTCTTATTTGTATCACCAGAATTAGGGGATACAGAGTTAAAAGCGATGTTAGCCCATGAGTATCATCACTGTTGTAGGTTAGATTATTTAAACATAGATTTCGAACATATACCGTTAAAAGAATCATTAATAATAGAAGGAATGGCAGAGTGTATGGTTGAAGCATTATATGGGGGCGAATGGCAATCTCCTTGGAATTCACGGTATTCCAATGAAGAACTACAGAAGATTTGGAAGAGTGAGTTTGTCACATCTCTTGAGGTGAAAGGAGTGGGAAATCATTTACCATATTTATATGGTGATGGTACGGACAAATTTCCTCATTGGATTGGATATTGTTTAGGCTATTCGATTGTTAAATCATTTCTACTAAGAAATGGTCCAATAAAACAGGAAACTCTTTTACGAATCTCTTCTGAAGAAATCATTCTACAATCTAATTTTGCATGA
- a CDS encoding 3-hydroxyacyl-CoA dehydrogenase family protein, which yields MERITVLGAGTMGHGIAQTYAQAGYEVTLYDIKNEILEIALARISDNLDLLIQENFIAPSNKETILKRIVITTNLREAVNESRFIIEAVSENLKIKFDLFKQLEKLVDEDTIIASNTSTYTIQQLSEGIEIKSRLIITHFFNPAHLVPLVEIVKGPETTQDIIEQTVQILERIEKKPIVLKKDLPGLIANRLQAALVREAFYLLEEGVADAKDIDLAVTAGPGFRWAFVGPLETADFGGLDIWKSVVENLAPTLSKEVKIPSFVNEKIVNGHLGTKTGNGLYSYKGYDQVQRRIKERDEHFIRLAKIKDNRTIE from the coding sequence GTGGAAAGAATTACAGTTCTTGGTGCAGGAACAATGGGACATGGCATTGCCCAAACCTATGCTCAAGCAGGATATGAGGTTACTTTATATGACATTAAAAATGAGATTTTAGAAATTGCATTAGCGAGAATATCGGATAATTTAGATTTATTAATTCAAGAGAATTTTATCGCTCCTTCTAATAAAGAGACGATACTTAAACGAATTGTGATAACTACTAATCTAAGAGAAGCAGTCAATGAAAGTAGGTTTATTATTGAGGCAGTTTCTGAAAATCTTAAAATTAAATTTGACTTATTTAAACAGTTGGAAAAATTGGTGGATGAGGATACAATTATTGCGTCCAATACTTCCACATATACAATTCAACAATTATCTGAAGGGATCGAAATAAAAAGCCGACTTATTATCACTCATTTCTTTAACCCTGCACATTTAGTTCCACTTGTAGAGATCGTAAAAGGACCTGAAACTACTCAAGATATCATTGAGCAAACAGTGCAGATTCTAGAAAGAATTGAAAAAAAACCTATTGTGCTGAAAAAAGACCTTCCTGGTTTGATTGCTAACCGATTACAAGCTGCATTAGTCCGTGAAGCATTTTACTTACTAGAAGAAGGTGTAGCTGATGCAAAAGATATTGATTTAGCAGTAACAGCCGGCCCAGGGTTTCGCTGGGCATTCGTTGGTCCACTTGAAACCGCAGATTTCGGTGGACTTGATATTTGGAAAAGTGTTGTGGAAAATTTAGCACCTACTCTGTCAAAAGAAGTGAAGATTCCTTCATTTGTAAATGAAAAAATAGTAAACGGACATCTTGGAACAAAGACCGGAAATGGATTATATTCTTATAAAGGGTATGATCAGGTTCAAAGAAGAATTAAAGAACGAGACGAGCATTTTATTCGATTAGCAAAAATTAAAGATAATAGAACAATTGAATAA
- the arsC gene encoding arsenate reductase (thioredoxin) yields the protein MKKKKIYFLCTGNSCRSQMAEGWAKKILPDWEVKSAGIEAHGLNPNAVKAMNEIGIDISKQTSDIIDMETLNHADLVVTLCGDAADKCPVTPPHVRREHWGFEDPAKAQGTDEEKWVVFQRVRDEIGDRIKRYAETGE from the coding sequence TTGAAGAAAAAGAAAATCTACTTTTTATGTACTGGAAACTCTTGCCGTAGTCAAATGGCAGAAGGTTGGGCAAAAAAAATACTTCCTGATTGGGAAGTGAAAAGCGCGGGGATTGAGGCTCACGGTTTAAATCCTAATGCAGTAAAAGCAATGAACGAAATTGGAATTGATATTTCGAAGCAAACGTCAGATATTATTGATATGGAAACGTTAAACCACGCAGATTTAGTTGTTACTTTATGTGGTGATGCGGCTGATAAATGTCCTGTTACACCTCCGCATGTTCGACGTGAGCATTGGGGGTTTGAGGATCCGGCAAAAGCACAAGGAACAGATGAAGAGAAATGGGTTGTGTTCCAACGCGTACGAGATGAAATTGGAGATCGAATTAAACGATACGCAGAGACAGGTGAGTAA
- a CDS encoding GNAT family N-acetyltransferase, with protein sequence MKIRQLIQSDLNEVLRIYEEGMETGCATFETKVPTKEIWDQKYHPTLRFVAEENGQVYGWISVSQVSRREVYKGVGEISIYINSTVRGMGVGTLLMQKMIEESENVGFWTLESSIFAINESSIALHKKRFRIVGTREKIAKRKGKWYDTIIMERRSKLIM encoded by the coding sequence GTGAAAATTCGCCAATTGATTCAATCGGATTTAAATGAAGTGCTCCGAATTTACGAAGAAGGAATGGAGACAGGATGCGCAACATTTGAAACAAAGGTTCCAACAAAAGAGATTTGGGATCAAAAATATCATCCCACTCTACGATTTGTAGCGGAGGAAAACGGGCAAGTATATGGGTGGATTTCAGTTTCACAAGTATCAAGGCGTGAAGTATACAAAGGTGTTGGGGAGATTAGTATTTACATTAATAGTACAGTGCGCGGTATGGGTGTTGGCACATTACTAATGCAAAAAATGATTGAAGAAAGTGAGAATGTAGGATTTTGGACACTTGAATCATCAATCTTTGCCATTAATGAATCGAGCATAGCTCTTCATAAAAAACGTTTTCGTATTGTTGGAACAAGAGAAAAAATTGCAAAACGAAAAGGGAAATGGTACGACACAATCATTATGGAGAGAAGGAGTAAGTTGATAATGTAG
- a CDS encoding helix-turn-helix transcriptional regulator: MDIQMMEKQLKAVADANRLTLLSCLKSGEVCVCDLVDVLGLSQPAVSQQLKKLEEAGIVTARKVGTWKHYRIADNQSSVIQAILNQLETKIPNLCNTCGVK; the protein is encoded by the coding sequence ATGGACATTCAAATGATGGAAAAACAGTTAAAAGCAGTTGCAGATGCGAATCGTTTAACGTTGCTTAGTTGCTTAAAGTCTGGTGAGGTTTGTGTTTGTGATTTAGTGGATGTCCTTGGACTTTCTCAACCAGCCGTTAGTCAACAATTAAAAAAACTAGAAGAAGCAGGCATTGTAACAGCACGTAAAGTAGGGACATGGAAACATTACCGAATTGCTGACAATCAATCATCGGTAATTCAAGCAATTCTTAATCAATTAGAAACTAAGATACCAAATCTGTGCAATACATGTGGAGTAAAATAA